The following coding sequences lie in one Flagellimonas eckloniae genomic window:
- a CDS encoding T9SS type B sorting domain-containing protein, which yields MIKFLHSFSSIFPMNVFTDSNFHSLYIQRNKSTLFLLFLISVFNLSGQEIDNWYSADRAINVASPVGQLHLFTPYAPADGTPVNVWYELVDYNFDFTQNARQHPPNPAFYPNDWRLITDPMDPDFNLNPGFEYPAMLGNLNPIGAIPGLPTLRRNAMNFNPAVEFDSSGAGDALYFRSHARDEVIIFIVFSATGAGNSANTQSLLFGGDIDTYRFTLTNLSLGVSNGNRFSVGRTWNDAPNTFFQQGGIDLMGRPTIGTFVRDTAVDRETLDTWVNGVHDIVGVVRNDPTADESLFWYNRMGKHFNDTDPGGVADPSNLSGQIAEVLLMDGLADANHIQRMESYLAIKYGITLNASGTLGSISGNDSYNYLAADGTIIWPFDALYQFDIAGIGKDRFNDSGANRLRYNLHQRISKSVNTEARVTISTNADFGTDNLNDGRTPIDTGNSPFSTLNNYLVWGNDHGDTAFPTNVDAPAGVDGRIEREWRIIESRSIGANPIANVSVRVDLTHSDLLNYEACELFLIIDEDGNGDFTDGSITFIEASSKADPHVFFDNVNFNGTDMFTFAFLEDTEPPTGSVSSPLNVCDVPPVPDPNLVTADDNCAVQSIAFFSDVYGLGVNPTILTRTYRITDTSSNTADIQQTINIYTTPVLPVVNDITVCDSYALPDPGSAQYYDATGGPGGAGSLIPYPSNITSTQTVFIYQQTGTTPNCFDEKSFTVTVNTTPVAPNANDQDFCSADSPRGADLVPAISANITWYEDNALTTPVLSTDPLSTRNYFVTQTTDGCESTATTVAVTVNTTPVAPNANDQDFCSADSPRGADLVPAISANITWYEDNALTTPVLSTDPLSTRNYFVTQTTDGCESTATTVAVTVNTTPVAPNANDQDFCSADSPRGADLVPAISANITWYEDNALTTPVLSTDPLSTRNYFVTQTTDGCESTATTVAVTVNTTPVAPNANDQDFCSADSPRGADLVPAISANITWYEDNALTTPVLSTDPLSTRNYFVTQTTDGCESTATTVAVTVNTTPVAPNANDQDFCSADSPRGADLVPAISANITWYEDNALTTPVLSTDPLSTRNYFVTQTTDGCESTATTVAVTVNTTPVAPNANDQDFCSADSPRGADLVPAISANITWYEDNALTTPVLSTDPLSTRNYFVTQTTDGCESTATTVAVTVNTTPVAPNANDQDFCSADSPRGADLVPAISANITWYEDNALTTPVLSTDPLSTRNYFVTQTTDGCESTATTVAVTVNTTPVAPNANDQDFCSADSPRGADLVPAISANITWYEDNALTTPVLSTDPLSTRNYFVTQTTDGCESTATTVAVTVNTTPVAPNANDQDFCSADSPRGADLVPAISANITWYEDNALTTPVLSTDPLSTRNYFVTQTTDGCESTATTVAVTVNTTPVAPNANDQDFCSADSPRGADLVPAISANITWYEDNALTTPVLSTDPLSTRNYFVTQTTDGCESTATTVAVTVNTTPVAPNANDQDFCSADSPRGADLVPAISANITWYEDNALTTPVLSTDPLSTRNYFVTQTTDGCESTATTVAVTVNTTPVAPNANDQDFCSADSPRGADLVPAISANITWYEDNALTTPVLSTDPLSTRNYFVTQTTDGCESTATTVAVTVNTTPVAPNANDQDFCSADSPRGADLVPAISANITWYEDNALTTPVLSTDPLSTRNYFVTQTTDGCESTATTVAVTVNTTPVAPNANDQDFCSADSPRGADLVPAISANITWYEDNALTTPVLSTDPLSTRNYFVTQTTDGCESTATTVAVTVNTTPVAPNANDQDFCSADSPRGADLVPAISANITWYEDNALTTPVLSTDPLSTRNYFVTQTTDGCESTATTVAVTVNTTPVAPNANDQDFCSADSPRGADLVPAISANITWYEDNALTTPVLSTDPLSTRNYFVTQTTDGCESTATTVAVTVNTTPVAPNANDQDFCSADSPRGADLVPAISANITWYEDNALTTPVLSTDPLSTRNYFVTQTTDGCESTATTVAVTVNTTPVAPNANDQDFCSADSPRGADLVPAISANITWYEDNALTTPVLSTDPLSTRNYFVTQTTDGCESTATTVAVTVNTTPVAPNANDQDFCSADSPRGADLVPAISANITWYEDNALTTPVLSTDPLSTRNYFVTQTTDGCESTATTVAVTVNTTPVAPNANDQDFCSADSPRGADLVPAISANITWYEDNALTTPVLSTDPLSTRNYFVTQTTDGCESTATTVAVTVNTTPVAPNANDQDFCSADSPRGADLVPAISANITWYEDNALTTPVLSTDPLSTRNYFVTQTTDGCESTATTVAVTVNTTPVAPNANDQDFCSADSPRGADLVPAISANITWYEDNALTTPVLSTDPLSTRNYFVTQTTDGCESTATTVAVTVNTTPVAPNANDQDFCSADSPRGADLVPAISANITWYEDNALTTPVLSTDPLSTRNYFVTQTTDGCESTATTVAVTVNTTPVAPNANDQDFCSADSPRGADLVPAISANITWYEDNALTTPVLSTDPLSTRNYFVTQTTDGCESTATTVAVTVNTTPVAPNANDQDFCSADSPRGADLVPAISANITWYEDNALTTPVLSTDPLSTRNYFVTQTTDGCESTATTVAVTVNTTPVAPNANDQDFCSADSPRGADLVPAISANITWYEDNALTTPVLSTDPLSTRNYFVTQTTDGCESTATTVAVTVNTTPVAPNANDQDFCSADSPRGADLVPAISANITWYEDNALTTPVLSTDPLSTRNYFVTQTTDGCESTATTVAVTVNTTPVAPNANDQDFCSADSPRGADLVPAISANITWYEDNALTTPVLSTDPLSTRNYFVTQTTDGCESTATTVAVTVNTTPVAPNANDQDFCSADSPRGADLVPAISANITWYEDNALTTPVLSTDPLSTRNYFVTQTTDGCESTATTVAVTVNTTPVAPNANDQDFCSADSPRGADLVPAISANITWYEDNALTTPVLSTDPLSTRNYFVTQTTDGCESTATTVAVTVNTTPTVDVLPDVTVCDSFELPVLTNGGYFRGTGGTGAALMAGDHITTSQTLFIYAETGIASNCSDESSFNVTINDLSISSSTNHESCWRSADGSIDITIDNGIAPYTVELNTMQTMIFSDNSFSINGLTPGSYNLNITDSNGCQIDSSFNILPEGPNLDATVETIYSCDSGFPTNSIQVSLIDPSIASDVLYALDSTNPDDFVINSNFTDISPGNHTLSILHIDGCMQIIPFTIEDRDSLELDLSNTNINEITAIVSGGISPYTYFFEDFPGSQNNIFTVSGNGTFTVRVVDSQGCETQATITINFLDLEIPNFFTPNNDGQNDVWKAKNTEGFPNMFTIIYDRYGRQIKLMGPLDTGWDGLYESKAMPSGDYWYIIELNDGSSREFVGHFTLYR from the coding sequence ATGATTAAATTTTTACATTCATTCTCGTCCATATTTCCTATGAATGTTTTTACGGATAGCAATTTCCATTCCTTATACATTCAAAGAAACAAATCAACACTATTTTTACTGTTCCTTATCTCAGTATTCAATCTGTCAGGCCAAGAAATCGATAATTGGTACTCTGCCGACAGAGCAATTAACGTTGCTTCTCCTGTTGGTCAGTTACATTTATTTACTCCTTATGCCCCAGCCGATGGCACACCGGTCAACGTATGGTATGAGTTGGTGGATTACAATTTTGATTTTACACAAAATGCAAGACAGCACCCACCAAACCCTGCTTTTTATCCTAATGATTGGAGATTGATAACCGATCCCATGGATCCAGATTTTAACCTGAACCCTGGCTTTGAGTACCCTGCTATGCTTGGGAATTTAAACCCAATTGGAGCGATTCCTGGACTACCTACACTACGCAGGAATGCCATGAACTTTAACCCCGCAGTGGAATTTGATAGCTCAGGAGCGGGCGACGCCCTCTATTTCCGTTCACATGCAAGAGATGAAGTTATCATCTTTATTGTCTTTTCAGCCACCGGGGCCGGTAATTCAGCAAATACACAAAGTTTGTTGTTTGGGGGGGACATAGATACATATCGATTTACACTAACCAACCTTTCGTTGGGGGTGTCCAATGGCAACCGCTTTTCTGTGGGCAGGACTTGGAATGATGCCCCTAATACATTCTTCCAACAAGGAGGCATTGATTTAATGGGGCGTCCTACCATAGGCACCTTTGTAAGAGATACCGCTGTAGATAGAGAAACGCTGGATACTTGGGTAAATGGTGTCCACGATATTGTAGGTGTAGTTAGAAATGACCCAACAGCAGACGAATCCTTATTCTGGTATAATCGGATGGGAAAACACTTTAACGATACCGATCCGGGAGGTGTTGCGGATCCAAGCAATCTCTCAGGACAGATTGCAGAAGTATTGTTGATGGATGGTCTAGCAGATGCCAATCACATTCAAAGAATGGAAAGTTATTTGGCCATTAAATATGGAATCACACTTAATGCTAGTGGAACCTTGGGCAGCATAAGCGGCAATGATTCGTACAATTATCTTGCAGCCGATGGCACAATCATATGGCCTTTCGATGCCTTATACCAATTTGATATTGCGGGTATTGGCAAGGATAGGTTTAATGATAGCGGGGCTAATAGATTAAGATATAACCTACACCAACGTATTTCAAAAAGTGTTAACACAGAAGCAAGGGTTACCATATCCACAAATGCAGATTTCGGCACGGATAATTTGAATGACGGTAGAACTCCTATTGATACAGGAAATTCTCCTTTCTCAACATTGAACAATTATCTGGTTTGGGGAAACGATCATGGGGATACAGCTTTTCCTACAAATGTAGATGCTCCGGCAGGTGTTGATGGAAGAATTGAAAGAGAGTGGAGAATCATTGAAAGTCGTTCTATAGGCGCAAACCCTATTGCTAATGTAAGCGTCCGGGTAGATCTTACACATTCAGATTTACTGAACTATGAGGCTTGTGAGCTTTTTTTGATAATAGACGAAGATGGTAATGGGGATTTTACAGATGGTTCAATAACATTTATAGAAGCATCTAGCAAAGCAGATCCACATGTATTTTTTGACAATGTGAACTTTAATGGTACAGACATGTTTACATTTGCTTTTCTCGAAGATACTGAACCTCCCACTGGAAGTGTCTCATCACCTCTAAATGTATGTGATGTTCCCCCCGTTCCAGACCCAAATTTGGTTACTGCAGATGATAATTGCGCTGTTCAATCAATAGCATTCTTCAGTGATGTGTATGGTTTGGGAGTTAATCCCACAATCTTAACGCGTACCTACAGAATAACTGATACCTCAAGCAATACCGCAGATATTCAACAGACAATAAACATTTATACCACCCCCGTGCTGCCAGTGGTCAACGATATCACCGTATGTGACTCCTACGCCCTGCCCGACCCGGGAAGCGCACAGTACTACGACGCAACGGGAGGCCCCGGTGGAGCAGGTTCCCTAATCCCCTACCCAAGCAACATCACCAGCACGCAGACCGTGTTCATATACCAACAGACAGGCACAACGCCCAACTGCTTTGACGAGAAAAGCTTCACTGTGACCGTCAACACAACACCGGTAGCGCCCAATGCCAACGACCAGGACTTCTGCTCCGCCGACAGCCCGAGGGGGGCCGACCTGGTGCCCGCCATATCCGCCAACATCACCTGGTACGAGGACAACGCACTGACCACACCGGTGCTCTCGACCGACCCCCTGAGCACACGCAACTATTTCGTCACACAGACAACGGACGGGTGTGAGAGCACCGCAACCACAGTGGCCGTGACCGTCAACACAACACCGGTAGCGCCCAATGCCAACGACCAGGACTTCTGCTCCGCCGACAGCCCGAGGGGGGCCGACCTGGTGCCCGCCATATCCGCCAACATCACCTGGTACGAGGACAACGCACTGACCACACCGGTGCTCTCGACCGACCCCCTGAGCACACGCAACTATTTCGTCACACAGACAACGGACGGGTGTGAGAGCACCGCAACCACAGTGGCCGTGACCGTCAACACAACACCGGTAGCGCCCAATGCCAACGACCAGGACTTCTGCTCCGCCGACAGCCCGAGGGGGGCCGACCTGGTGCCCGCCATATCCGCCAACATCACCTGGTACGAGGACAACGCACTGACCACACCGGTGCTCTCGACCGACCCCCTGAGCACACGCAACTATTTCGTCACACAGACAACGGACGGGTGTGAGAGCACCGCAACCACAGTGGCCGTGACCGTCAACACAACACCGGTAGCGCCCAATGCCAACGACCAGGACTTCTGCTCCGCCGACAGCCCGAGGGGGGCCGACCTGGTGCCCGCCATATCCGCCAACATCACCTGGTACGAGGACAACGCACTGACCACACCGGTGCTCTCGACCGACCCCCTGAGCACACGCAACTATTTCGTCACACAGACAACGGACGGGTGTGAGAGCACCGCAACCACAGTGGCCGTGACCGTCAACACAACACCGGTAGCGCCCAATGCCAACGACCAGGACTTCTGCTCCGCCGACAGCCCGAGGGGGGCCGACCTGGTGCCCGCCATATCCGCCAACATCACCTGGTACGAGGACAACGCACTGACCACACCGGTGCTCTCGACCGACCCCCTGAGCACACGCAACTATTTCGTCACACAGACAACGGACGGGTGTGAGAGCACCGCAACCACAGTGGCCGTGACCGTCAACACAACACCGGTAGCGCCCAATGCCAACGACCAGGACTTCTGCTCCGCCGACAGCCCGAGGGGGGCCGACCTGGTGCCCGCCATATCCGCCAACATCACCTGGTACGAGGACAACGCACTGACCACACCGGTGCTCTCGACCGACCCCCTGAGCACACGCAACTATTTCGTCACACAGACAACGGACGGGTGTGAGAGCACCGCAACCACAGTGGCCGTGACCGTCAACACAACACCGGTAGCGCCCAATGCCAACGACCAGGACTTCTGCTCCGCCGACAGCCCGAGGGGGGCCGACCTGGTGCCCGCCATATCCGCCAACATCACCTGGTACGAGGACAACGCACTGACCACACCGGTGCTCTCGACCGACCCCCTGAGCACACGCAACTATTTCGTCACACAGACAACGGACGGGTGTGAGAGCACCGCAACCACAGTGGCCGTGACCGTCAACACAACACCGGTAGCGCCCAATGCCAACGACCAGGACTTCTGCTCCGCCGACAGCCCGAGGGGGGCCGACCTGGTGCCCGCCATATCCGCCAACATCACCTGGTACGAGGACAACGCACTGACCACACCGGTGCTCTCGACCGACCCCCTGAGCACACGCAACTATTTCGTCACACAGACAACGGACGGGTGTGAGAGCACCGCAACCACAGTGGCCGTGACCGTCAACACAACACCGGTAGCGCCCAATGCCAACGACCAGGACTTCTGCTCCGCCGACAGCCCGAGGGGGGCCGACCTGGTGCCCGCCATATCCGCCAACATCACCTGGTACGAGGACAACGCACTGACCACACCGGTGCTCTCGACCGACCCCCTGAGCACACGCAACTATTTCGTCACACAGACAACGGACGGGTGTGAGAGCACCGCAACCACAGTGGCCGTGACCGTCAACACAACACCGGTAGCGCCCAATGCCAACGACCAGGACTTCTGCTCCGCCGACAGCCCGAGGGGGGCCGACCTGGTGCCCGCCATATCCGCCAACATCACCTGGTACGAGGACAACGCACTGACCACACCGGTGCTCTCGACCGACCCCCTGAGCACACGCAACTATTTCGTCACACAGACAACGGACGGGTGTGAGAGCACCGCAACCACAGTGGCCGTGACCGTCAACACAACACCGGTAGCGCCCAATGCCAACGACCAGGACTTCTGCTCCGCCGACAGCCCGAGGGGGGCCGACCTGGTGCCCGCCATATCCGCCAACATCACCTGGTACGAGGACAACGCACTGACCACACCGGTGCTCTCGACCGACCCCCTGAGCACACGCAACTATTTCGTCACACAGACAACGGACGGGTGTGAGAGCACCGCAACCACAGTGGCCGTGACCGTCAACACAACACCGGTAGCGCCCAATGCCAACGACCAGGACTTCTGCTCCGCCGACAGCCCGAGGGGGGCCGACCTGGTGCCCGCCATATCCGCCAACATCACCTGGTACGAGGACAACGCACTGACCACACCGGTGCTCTCGACCGACCCCCTGAGCACACGCAACTATTTCGTCACACAGACAACGGACGGGTGTGAGAGCACCGCAACCACAGTGGCCGTGACCGTCAACACAACACCGGTAGCGCCCAATGCCAACGACCAGGACTTCTGCTCCGCCGACAGCCCGAGGGGGGCCGACCTGGTGCCCGCCATATCCGCCAACATCACCTGGTACGAGGACAACGCACTGACCACACCGGTGCTCTCGACCGACCCCCTGAGCACACGCAACTATTTCGTCACACAGACAACGGACGGGTGTGAGAGCACCGCAACCACAGTGGCCGTGACCGTCAACACAACACCGGTAGCGCCCAATGCCAACGACCAGGACTTCTGCTCCGCCGACAGCCCGAGGGGGGCCGACCTGGTGCCCGCCATATCCGCCAACATCACCTGGTACGAGGACAACGCACTGACCACACCGGTGCTCTCGACCGACCCCCTGAGCACACGCAACTATTTCGTCACACAGACAACGGACGGGTGTGAGAGCACCGCAACCACAGTGGCCGTGACCGTCAACACAACACCGGTAGCGCCCAATGCCAACGACCAGGACTTCTGCTCCGCCGACAGCCCGAGGGGGGCCGACCTGGTGCCCGCCATATCCGCCAACATCACCTGGTACGAGGACAACGCACTGACCACACCGGTGCTCTCGACCGACCCCCTGAGCACACGCAACTATTTCGTCACACAGACAACGGACGGGTGTGAGAGCACCGCAACCACAGTGGCCGTGACCGTCAACACAACACCGGTAGCGCCCAATGCCAACGACCAGGACTTCTGCTCCGCCGACAGCCCGAGGGGGGCCGACCTGGTGCCCGCCATATCCGCCAACATCACCTGGTACGAGGACAACGCACTGACCACACCGGTGCTCTCGACCGACCCCCTGAGCACACGCAACTATTTCGTCACACAGACAACGGACGGGTGTGAGAGCACCGCAACCACAGTGGCCGTGACCGTCAACACAACACCGGTAGCGCCCAATGCCAACGACCAGGACTTCTGCTCCGCCGACAGCCCGAGGGGGGCCGACCTGGTGCCCGCCATATCCGCCAACATCACCTGGTACGAGGACAACGCACTGACCACACCGGTGCTCTCGACCGACCCCCTGAGCACACGCAACTATTTCGTCACACAGACAACGGACGGGTGTGAGAGCACCGCAACCACAGTGGCCGTGACCGTCAACACAACACCGGTAGCGCCCAATGCCAACGACCAGGACTTCTGCTCCGCCGACAGCCCGAGGGGGGCCGACCTGGTGCCCGCCATATCCGCCAACATCACCTGGTACGAGGACAACGCACTGACCACACCGGTGCTCTCGACCGACCCCCTGAGCACACGCAACTATTTCGTCACACAGACAACGGACGGGTGTGAGAGCACCGCAACCACAGTGGCCGTGACCGTCAACACAACACCGGTAGCGCCCAATGCCAACGACCAGGACTTCTGCTCCGCCGACAGCCCGAGGGGGGCCGACCTGGTGCCCGCCATATCCGCCAACATCACCTGGTACGAGGACAACGCACTGACCACACCGGTGCTCTCGACCGACCCCCTGAGCACACGCAACTATTTCGTCACACAGACAACGGACGGGTGTGAGAGCACCGCAACCACAGTGGCCGTGACCGTCAACACAACACCGGTAGCGCCCAATGCCAACGACCAGGACTTCTGCTCCGCCGACAGCCCGAGGGGGGCCGACCTGGTGCCCGCCATATCCGCCAACATCACCTGGTACGAGGACAACGCACTGACCACACCGGTGCTCTCGACCGACCCCCTGAGCACACGCAACTATTTCGTCACACAGACAACGGACGGGTGTGAGAGCACCGCAACCACAGTGGCCGTGACCGTCAACACAACACCGGTAGCGCCCAATGCCAACGACCAGGACTTCTGCTCCGCCGACAGCCCGAGGGGGGCCGACCTGGTGCCCGCCATATCCGCCAACATCACCTGGTACGAGGACAACGCACTGACCACACCGGTGCTCTCGACCGACCCCCTGAGCACACGCAACTATTTCGTCACACAGACAACGGACGGGTGTGAGAGCACCGCAACCACAGTGGCCGTGACCGTCAACACAACACCGGTAGCGCCCAATGCCAACGACCAGGACTTCTGCTCCGCCGACAGCCCGAGGGGGGCCGACCTGGTGCCCGCCATATCCGCCAACATCACCTGGTACGAGGACAACGCACTGACCACACCGGTGCTCTCGACCGACCCCCTGAGCACACGCAACTATTTCGTCACACAGACAACGGACGGGTGTGAGAGCACCGCAACCACAGTGGCCGTGACCGTCAACACAACACCGGTAGCGCCCAATGCCAACGACCAGGACTTCTGCTCCGCCGACAGCCCGAGGGGGGCCGACCTGGTGCCCGCCATATCCGCCAACATCACCTGGTACGAGGACAACGCACTGACCACACCGGTGCTCTCGACCGACCCCCTGAGCACACGCAACTATTTCGTCACACAGACAACGGACGGGTGTGAGAGCACCGCAACCACAGTGGCCGTGACCGTCAACACAACACCGGTAGCGCCCAATGCCAACGACCAGGACTTCTGCTCCGCCGACAGCCCGAGGGGGGCCGACCTGGTGCCCGCCATATCCGCCAACATCACCTGGTACGAGGACAACGCACTGACCACACCGGTGCTCTCGACCGACCCCCTGAGCACACGCAACTATTTCGTCACACAGACAACGGACGGGTGTGAGAGCACCGCAACCACAGTGGCCGTGACCGTCAACACAACACCGGTAGCGCCCAATGCCAACGACCAGGACTTCTGCTCCGCCGACAGCCCGAGGGGGGCCGACCTGGTGCCCGCCATATCCGCCAACATCACCTGGTACGAGGACAACGCACTGACCACACCGGTGCTCTCGACCGACCCCCTGAGCACACGCAACTATTTCGTCACACAGACAACGGACGGGTGTGAGAGCACCGCAACCACAGTGGCCGTGACCGTCAACACAACACCGGTAGCGCCCAATGCCAACGACCAGGACTTCTGCTCCGCCGACAGCCCGAGGGGGGCCGACCTGGTGCCCGCCATATCCGCCAACATCACCTGGTACGAGGACAACGCACTGACCACACCGGTGCTCTCGACCGACCCCCTGAGCACACGCAACTATTTCGTCACACAGACAACGGACGGGTGTGAGAGCACCGCAACCACAGTGGCCGTGACCGTCAACACAACACCGGTAGCGCCCAATGCCAACGACCAGGACTTCTGCTCCGCCGACAGCCCGAGGGGGGCCGACCTGGTGCCCGCCATATCCGCCAACATCACCTGGTACGAGGACAACGCACTGACCACACCGGTGCTCTCGACCGACCCCCTGAGCACACGCAACTATTTCGTCACACAGACAACGGACGGGTGTGAGAGCACCGCAACCACAGTGGCCGTGACCGTCAACACAACACCGGTAGCGCCCAATGCCAACGACCAGGACTTCTGCTCCGCCGACAGCCCGAGGGGGGCCGACCTGGTGCCCGCCATATCCGCCAACATCACCTGGTACGAGGACAACGCACTGACCACACCGGTGCTCTCGACCGACCCCCTGAGCACACGCAACTATTTCGTCACACAGACAACGGACGGGTGTGAGAGCACCGCAACCACAGTGGCCGTGACCGTCAACACAACACCGGTAGCGCCCAATGCCAACGACCAGGACTTCTGCTCCGCCGACAGCCCGAGGGGGGCCGACCTGGTGCCCGCCATATCCGCCAACATCACCTGGTACGAGGACAACGCACTGACCACACCGGTGCTCTCGACCGACCCCCTGAGCACACGCAACTATTTCGTCACACAGACAACGGACGGGTGTGAGAGCACCGCAACCACAGTGGCCGTGACCGTCAACACAACACCGGTAGCGCCCAATGCCAACGACCAGGACTTCTGCTCCGCCGACAGCCCGAGGGGGGCCGACCTGGTGCCCGCCATATCCGCCAACATCACCTGGTACGAGGACAACGCACTGACCACACCGGTGCTCTCGACCGACCCCCTGAGCACACGCAACTATTTCGTCACACAGACAACGGACGGGTGTGAGAGCACCGCAACCACAGTGGCCGTGACCGTCAACACAACACCCACCGTGGACGTACTGCCAGATGTCACCGTATGCGACTCCTTTGAGCTGCCAGTGCTTACCAACGGAGGCTATTTCAGAGGGACAGGTGGAACGGGTGCCGCACTAATGGCTGGGGACCACATCACAACATCACAGACCTTGTTCATCTACGCCGAGACAGGAATCGCCTCCAACTGCTCCGACGAGTCGAGCTTTAACGTGACCATAAACGACTTGTCTATTTCATCAAGTACAAATCATGAGTCTTGTTGGCGAAGTGCAGATGGTTCAATTGATATAACAATAGATAATGGAATAGCCCCTTACACTGTGGAGTTAAACACAATGCAAACGATGATTTTTTCAGATAATTCTTTTTCAATAAACGGATTAACCCCAGGAAGCTATAACTTAAACATTACTGACTCCAACGGATGTCAGATTGATTCAAGTTTCAATATACTTCCTGAAGGGCCAAATCTTGATGCCACTGTTGAAACCATTTATTCCTGTGATTCTGGATTTCCAACTAACTCAATACAAGTTTCATTAATTGACCCTTCAATAGCTTCTGATGTGCTATATGCTTTAGATTCCACTAATCCAGATGATTTTGTAATCAATTCAAACTTTACAGATATTTCTCCAGGCAACCACACACTTTCAATTTTACATATTGATGGTTGTATGCAGATCATTCCTTTTACAATAGAAGACAGAGATTCTCTAGAGCTTGATTTATCAAATACCAACATTAATGAGATTACTGCGATTGTATCCGGAGGAATTTCTCCGTATACCTATTTCTTTGAAGATTTTCCTGGTAGTCAAAACAACATCTTTACAGTATCAGGTAATGGAACTTTTACAGTTCGAGTGGTCGACAGTCAAGGTTGTGAAACACAGGCAACCATCACAATAAATTTCCTTGATTTAGAAATCCCCAACTTTTTCACTCCTAACAATGATGGGCAAAATGATGTATGGAAAGCAAAAAACACGGAAGGTTTTCCAAATATGTTTACCATCATTTATGATCGTTACGGAAGACAGATTAAACTTATGGGACCTTTGGATACAGGATGGGATGGTCTCTATGAATCCAAAGCCATGCCCTCAGGTGACTACTGGTACATCATTGAGTTGAATGATGGCAGCAGCCGCGAATTTGTTGGACACTTCACCCTTTACAGGTAA
- a CDS encoding type IX secretion system membrane protein PorP/SprF — translation MKKKLLFLLMISFTSVRGQELTIPQLSQYLSDNPFLMSPSYAGIGNYVKVRMNGLTQWVGVQDAPGTQSLSADVRLGNRSGIGMVLYNDANGETKQRGGKVSFAHHLTIDKYEDNYFSMALSFSLNQFRIDIENFVDNNDPAVVDDRASSSPNFDLGTLYRKGGFYLSLNVSNILNKNLQKFDPIFEPNILRNYYLYSGYRYKRNKRDDFEIEPSVFFQYFENDKRSVTDMNIKFRWYDFLDYYYAGFTYRFLNDQLGAPLYLAPIMGLKKGDFYFGYSYQVIMNNILGYSSGTHVLTLGIDLFQGISNCTCTY, via the coding sequence ATGAAAAAGAAGCTCCTTTTTTTACTAATGATAAGTTTTACATCGGTTAGAGGCCAAGAATTGACCATTCCACAACTCTCACAATATTTATCTGACAATCCTTTTTTGATGTCTCCATCTTATGCAGGTATTGGTAATTATGTAAAGGTAAGAATGAATGGACTAACACAATGGGTGGGAGTCCAGGATGCACCAGGCACACAGTCTTTATCAGCGGATGTTCGCTTGGGCAATCGATCCGGTATTGGAATGGTCCTCTATAATGATGCAAATGGGGAAACCAAACAACGTGGGGGCAAAGTATCCTTTGCGCATCACTTAACCATTGACAAATATGAAGATAATTATTTTTCTATGGCCTTATCCTTTAGCTTAAACCAATTCCGAATAGATATTGAAAATTTTGTAGACAATAATGATCCAGCCGTTGTTGACGATCGTGCATCAAGCAGTCCCAATTTTGATCTTGGCACTTTATATAGAAAAGGAGGGTTTTATCTGAGCCTCAATGTTTCAAATATCCTGAATAAAAACCTTCAAAAGTTTGATCCCATTTTTGAGCCCAACATCTTGCGGAACTATTATCTGTATTCAGGTTATAGATACAAAAGAAATAAAAGGGATGATTTTGAGATTGAACCTTCTGTCTTCTTTCAATATTTTGAAAACGACAAGCGTTCAGTCACAGACATGAACATAAAGTTTAGGTGGTATGATTTCCTAGATTACTATTATGCCGGTTTTACTTATCGCTTTTTAAATGACCAACTTGGAGCCCCTCTTTACTTAGCTCCTATAATGGGACTTAAAAAAGGTGATTTTTACTTTGGTTATTCGTACCAAGTTATCATGAACAACATATTGGGGTATTCCAGTGGAACCCATGTGTTGACTCTTGGAATAGACCTTTTTCAAGGTATTTCAAATTGCACGTGCACTTATTAA